From the genome of Trichocoleus sp. FACHB-46, one region includes:
- a CDS encoding DUF1634 domain-containing protein gives MRELDSETQPNSSAKECNPIFAAREQKLGQWISYLLSYGVLTASAIVCIGGIWYLIRHGAEPVDYHVFRGEPDIFRSPAGIVAAVLAGRARGLIQLGLLLLIATPITRVILSLVTFLRWRDLTYTVITLLVLTGLIYSFIGAYV, from the coding sequence ATGCGCGAACTGGACTCAGAGACACAACCAAATTCAAGCGCTAAAGAGTGCAATCCTATCTTTGCGGCTCGTGAGCAAAAACTGGGGCAATGGATTAGTTATCTGCTCAGTTATGGAGTATTAACAGCCAGCGCGATCGTTTGCATCGGCGGCATTTGGTATTTGATTCGTCATGGTGCAGAACCTGTTGATTATCACGTTTTTCGAGGAGAACCAGATATCTTCCGTTCTCCTGCGGGCATAGTGGCAGCAGTGCTAGCGGGGCGGGCACGGGGGCTGATTCAGCTTGGTCTCCTGCTCCTGATTGCCACGCCGATCACCCGTGTAATTTTGTCGTTGGTGACTTTTTTGCGCTGGCGAGATTTGACTTATACCGTAATCACCTTACTGGTGCTCACAGGATTAATTTACAGCTTTATCGGAGCTTACGTTTGA
- a CDS encoding sulfite exporter TauE/SafE family protein yields the protein MSILEFSLLVWLGSLIAGFLGSLTGLGGGVVIVPLLTSVFGVDIRYAIGASLVSVIATSSGAASTYIRQGFANLRLGMFLEVATTIGAIAGAFLATWVSIKALTVVLAVVLLYSAYLAQQPRSEYVASETVDPLVVQLKLSGTCPTPDGLMAYQAAAVPTGFGVMFVAGVLSGLLGIGSGALKVLAMDQAMRLPFKVSTTTSNFMIGVTAAASAGVYLARGYIDPGLSMPVMLGVLPGALLGAKVLIGAKTQILRILFSLVLVVMALRMVYNSLAGGL from the coding sequence TTGAGCATTCTAGAGTTTTCGTTACTGGTTTGGTTGGGCTCGTTAATTGCTGGTTTTTTAGGCTCACTGACGGGCTTGGGCGGCGGCGTAGTCATTGTCCCTTTACTCACTTCAGTGTTTGGGGTGGATATTCGTTATGCGATCGGTGCTTCTTTAGTTTCCGTGATTGCCACGTCCTCTGGTGCGGCCTCAACCTACATCCGACAGGGCTTTGCCAATCTACGCTTAGGCATGTTTCTAGAAGTTGCTACGACCATTGGTGCGATCGCCGGAGCTTTTTTAGCAACTTGGGTTTCTATTAAAGCCTTAACTGTGGTGCTGGCGGTGGTGCTCCTCTACTCCGCTTATCTCGCTCAACAGCCACGCTCTGAATATGTTGCGAGTGAAACTGTTGATCCACTAGTCGTTCAGCTCAAGCTCAGTGGCACCTGTCCTACCCCAGACGGCTTAATGGCTTATCAAGCGGCGGCAGTGCCAACAGGATTTGGGGTCATGTTTGTGGCAGGAGTGCTTTCTGGACTACTGGGCATCGGCTCAGGCGCGCTGAAAGTGTTGGCGATGGATCAAGCGATGCGACTGCCATTTAAGGTTTCTACTACTACCAGCAACTTCATGATCGGAGTGACCGCAGCCGCCTCAGCAGGCGTGTATTTGGCAAGGGGGTACATCGATCCAGGTTTGTCAATGCCAGTGATGCTAGGTGTGCTGCCAGGTGCGCTTTTAGGCGCAAAAGTGTTGATTGGTGCCAAAACGCAAATTTTGAGGATTCTGTTTAGTCTCGTGCTCGTTGTCATGGCTTTGAGAATGGTCTACAACAGCTTGGCAGGAGGGCTTTAG
- a CDS encoding DUF1003 domain-containing protein, with protein MSTAHTELTQLFNRLIMRAQQSTQQANTVKENKVIELRQKKTYTALQEIEQQRSQPQKLTTGQRVADKLAAKVGSWGFLIGQTTILTGWVTFNLMPGVPHWDEQPFILLNLVFSFASAYTAPIVLMSQNRQSDAEREKSEYDRQVNLKAGYDIGLLHEKIDTLQAQQLKELTLIVKEQQHSLNEMKSTVLPVLQQQQRSLNELKVSILPIAQQQLQEIKVGDEQSPKSNNYSVYFPFNVNSIE; from the coding sequence ATGTCAACAGCTCATACAGAACTCACCCAACTCTTCAATAGGTTAATTATGAGAGCACAACAATCCACCCAACAGGCAAACACGGTTAAAGAAAATAAAGTAATTGAGTTGAGACAGAAAAAAACATACACAGCTTTGCAAGAGATTGAGCAACAACGCTCGCAACCGCAAAAGCTGACCACAGGCCAACGAGTTGCTGATAAACTGGCTGCCAAAGTGGGGTCTTGGGGATTTCTGATTGGACAAACGACGATACTCACAGGCTGGGTAACCTTCAACTTGATGCCTGGAGTGCCCCATTGGGATGAACAACCGTTTATCTTGCTCAATTTAGTGTTCTCCTTTGCCTCAGCTTACACCGCCCCAATTGTGTTGATGAGTCAGAACCGTCAGTCAGATGCGGAGCGAGAAAAATCTGAATATGACCGCCAAGTCAACTTAAAAGCAGGATATGACATTGGATTGCTACATGAAAAAATAGATACTCTACAAGCGCAGCAATTGAAAGAATTGACTCTGATTGTGAAAGAACAACAGCATAGCCTGAATGAAATGAAATCGACCGTGCTACCTGTCTTGCAGCAACAGCAGCGATCGCTGAACGAACTCAAGGTCAGCATTCTACCCATTGCTCAGCAGCAATTGCAGGAGATCAAGGTGGGCGATGAGCAGTCCCCCAAGAGCAATAACTATTCTGTCTACTTCCCTTTTAATGTTAATTCTATTGAATAA
- a CDS encoding DUF475 domain-containing protein, producing the protein MLEQVTNTVGMAFSPNTLGVLLALVALETVLSADNAVALAALVQPLPDPKHQQQALNWGLAGAFILRIALLFTATWVIRFWQVELAGALYLLWLVGKHFWTKFSVSSAFNDPSTEPPVSGSLWQLIALIALTDLAFSLDSVTTAIAISDNTWIVLTGCIIGILTLRFLAGLFVQWLERFTYLQDAAYLTVLGVGLRLLCKALQPDSVPPEWIVLTMIAVLFTWGFSKRTASLET; encoded by the coding sequence ATGTTAGAGCAAGTGACAAATACTGTAGGGATGGCTTTCTCCCCCAATACGCTGGGAGTCTTATTGGCCCTGGTTGCTTTAGAAACGGTACTCTCTGCTGATAATGCAGTCGCCTTAGCGGCTCTAGTTCAGCCACTACCCGATCCTAAACATCAGCAGCAAGCCTTAAACTGGGGCCTGGCAGGTGCCTTCATCCTACGGATCGCTTTGCTCTTTACTGCCACCTGGGTCATTCGATTCTGGCAGGTAGAATTAGCGGGGGCGCTTTATTTACTGTGGTTAGTTGGCAAACATTTCTGGACAAAGTTTTCCGTCAGCTCAGCCTTCAATGACCCCAGTACTGAACCACCAGTATCCGGTTCGCTTTGGCAGCTAATCGCCTTAATTGCTTTAACGGATTTAGCGTTCTCCCTAGATAGCGTTACAACTGCGATCGCTATCTCTGATAACACCTGGATTGTCCTCACAGGTTGCATTATTGGTATCTTGACTCTCCGCTTTTTAGCAGGCTTGTTTGTGCAATGGCTAGAACGCTTTACCTACCTCCAGGATGCGGCTTACTTAACCGTTTTAGGAGTAGGATTGCGGCTGCTATGTAAAGCGTTGCAACCCGATTCAGTACCACCTGAGTGGATTGTATTGACCATGATTGCCGTACTGTTTACCTGGGGATTTTCTAAGCGTACAGCCTCGCTAGAAACCTAG
- a CDS encoding FAD-dependent oxidoreductase: protein MVNQVYDVVVIGGGVAGAALLYSLATFTDLKRVALLEKYPSVASVNSKATNNSQTIHCGDIETNYTLEKAIKVQRSAQMLVRYGSQLPPALRDQIIYQFPKMVLGVGSQECEFLRQRYEVFKPHFTGMQLLEKSQIAEIEPNVVQLNGGDRPEELVAIAILGEYTAINYGALAQSFVEQAQAVTNKTVDLKLGYPVQSIQPVGSNYQITTAEGTVTARFVVVSAGGHSLLFAHRMGIGLEYSCLPVAGNFYFTPEILNGKVYTVQNDKLPFAAIHGDPDITVPGKTRFGPTALPLPLLERNNLKTLIDYLEVLKLDGTVASVLGDLLKVKDIRNYIFKNMAFEVPLVNRRLFLQDARKIVPSLQLEDLEFAHGIGGIRPQLIDRTQRKLILGQAEIDPGEGIRFNITPSPGATTCLGNAEQDLLRIQQHLGCNFDRSWFEAESISMAQS, encoded by the coding sequence ATGGTCAATCAGGTATACGACGTTGTGGTAATAGGAGGCGGGGTAGCAGGAGCAGCCTTGCTCTACTCTTTGGCGACCTTTACCGATCTCAAGCGTGTGGCACTGTTAGAAAAGTATCCTAGCGTTGCCTCGGTCAACTCGAAAGCCACAAATAATAGCCAGACAATCCATTGCGGCGATATTGAGACCAACTACACGCTGGAAAAAGCAATTAAAGTCCAGCGATCGGCTCAAATGTTGGTCCGCTATGGTAGCCAGTTGCCGCCAGCCCTGCGGGACCAGATTATCTACCAGTTTCCCAAGATGGTTTTGGGGGTGGGCTCGCAAGAGTGCGAGTTTTTGCGGCAGCGATATGAAGTATTTAAGCCCCACTTCACTGGGATGCAACTGCTAGAAAAATCCCAGATTGCCGAAATTGAGCCAAATGTGGTGCAGTTGAATGGCGGCGATCGCCCAGAAGAGTTAGTCGCGATCGCCATTTTGGGAGAATACACGGCCATTAACTATGGAGCCTTAGCGCAGTCCTTTGTGGAGCAGGCTCAAGCAGTAACCAATAAAACCGTTGATCTGAAGTTGGGTTATCCAGTCCAATCGATTCAACCTGTGGGGTCTAATTACCAAATCACAACCGCTGAAGGAACTGTAACAGCGCGGTTTGTGGTGGTGTCTGCGGGTGGTCACAGCCTGCTGTTCGCTCACCGCATGGGAATTGGGCTGGAATATTCTTGTTTGCCAGTCGCAGGCAACTTCTACTTCACGCCAGAGATCTTGAACGGCAAAGTTTACACCGTCCAGAATGATAAGCTGCCTTTTGCCGCAATTCACGGTGATCCAGATATCACGGTGCCCGGTAAGACCCGTTTTGGACCTACGGCGTTACCTCTACCCTTGTTGGAGCGAAACAACCTCAAAACCTTAATCGACTACTTGGAAGTTTTGAAGCTAGACGGCACTGTAGCGAGTGTGCTGGGCGATTTGTTGAAGGTGAAAGACATCCGGAACTACATCTTCAAAAACATGGCTTTCGAGGTGCCTTTAGTCAACCGTCGCTTGTTCTTGCAAGATGCTCGTAAAATCGTGCCTTCGTTGCAGCTAGAGGATTTAGAGTTCGCCCACGGCATTGGGGGGATTCGACCTCAGTTGATCGATCGCACTCAACGGAAGCTAATTCTAGGACAAGCAGAGATCGATCCAGGAGAGGGGATTCGCTTTAATATCACGCCTTCTCCCGGAGCTACTACCTGTTTAGGCAACGCGGAACAAGATCTATTACGAATTCAACAACATTTAGGTTGTAACTTCGATCGCTCCTGGTTCGAGGCAGAATCGATCTCAATGGCCCAGAGCTGA
- a CDS encoding ATP-binding protein, producing the protein MKMHRFGQVQAFPLQLVLIVPFVLQIFGAVGLVGYLSFKNGQKAVNELADQLMERTSRSVNQHLDAYLSVPHKVLQINADAIQMGLLDVGDRETVAKYFWRQMQAYDLSYIGIGLTTGEGAGAARYDGKTVTVDDWTGASVNNLFTYATDNQGNRTKVMTVFDWDSLRETWYTEPITAKKPIWSRVYTWNYPGHPYIVASAGRPIYDAENQLLGIVAVDIHLLKLSEFLRSSDVSHSGQIFILDRKGTLIANSAPEQPFAIVKDEIKRLQAIDSPNPVVQGITKQLQQQFGDFRNITKAQKIKLDFQGEPQYVQLTPWRDQYGLDWLVVVSVPENGFMAQINANNRTTILLCLVALAVASVLSVVTSRWISRPILRLSRASEDMAAGNLNQTVGDSGIQELNTLAVSFNYMAGQLRDSFAALEQSNTELEHRVEARTVELKEALGELQRTQAQVVQSEKMSSLGQLVAGLAHEINNPINFIHGNLVHVQEYTQDLLRFVQLYEQHYPQPVSEIQAEAEEIDLEFLQQDLPKMLASMKIGSDRIRQIVLSLRNFSRMDEAEIKPVNIHEGLDSTLMILQHRLKARPERPEIEVIKDYDQLPLVECYAGQLNQVFMNILVNAIDALEEHNHKRTYQEMQAHPSQITIRTTAINAQWVQVAIADNGKGMTQQTQQQIFNPFFTTKPVGKGTGMGMSISYQIITEKHGGKLECFSTLGKGTEFVIQIPRKC; encoded by the coding sequence ATGAAAATGCATCGCTTTGGCCAAGTTCAAGCTTTCCCTTTACAGCTTGTCCTAATTGTTCCCTTTGTGCTGCAAATTTTTGGGGCAGTCGGTTTGGTTGGCTACCTGTCCTTCAAGAACGGTCAGAAAGCGGTCAATGAGTTAGCAGACCAGTTAATGGAACGCACTAGTCGTTCGGTGAATCAACATTTGGATGCTTACTTGTCAGTTCCCCATAAGGTGCTTCAGATCAATGCTGACGCGATCCAGATGGGGTTGCTAGATGTGGGCGATCGCGAAACAGTGGCTAAGTACTTTTGGCGGCAGATGCAGGCTTATGACCTGAGTTATATCGGTATTGGGTTGACCACAGGTGAGGGGGCAGGGGCAGCCCGCTACGATGGCAAAACCGTCACAGTAGACGATTGGACCGGCGCATCTGTCAATAATCTCTTCACCTATGCCACTGATAACCAGGGCAATCGGACCAAAGTCATGACGGTCTTCGACTGGGATAGCCTCAGGGAAACCTGGTATACTGAGCCGATCACTGCGAAGAAACCAATTTGGTCTCGGGTCTATACTTGGAACTATCCAGGCCACCCCTACATTGTGGCTTCAGCGGGTAGACCAATTTATGACGCTGAAAATCAATTGCTGGGCATCGTTGCTGTAGATATTCATCTACTGAAACTCAGTGAGTTTTTACGAAGTTCAGATGTCAGTCATTCTGGCCAGATCTTCATCCTAGATCGCAAAGGTACCTTGATTGCTAATTCGGCACCTGAGCAGCCTTTCGCGATTGTAAAGGACGAAATCAAACGTTTGCAGGCGATCGATAGCCCCAATCCAGTGGTGCAGGGAATTACCAAACAACTGCAACAGCAGTTCGGCGATTTTCGCAACATTACCAAAGCCCAGAAGATTAAACTCGATTTTCAGGGAGAGCCACAGTACGTGCAGCTTACTCCTTGGCGTGATCAATATGGGCTGGATTGGCTTGTGGTGGTTAGCGTGCCAGAAAATGGGTTTATGGCCCAAATTAATGCCAATAACCGCACCACGATCTTACTGTGTCTAGTGGCTCTAGCTGTCGCCTCAGTTTTGAGCGTGGTTACTTCTCGTTGGATTAGCCGACCTATTCTGCGGCTGAGCCGTGCCAGTGAAGATATGGCAGCAGGCAACCTCAACCAAACGGTAGGAGATAGTGGCATCCAGGAGCTGAACACGTTGGCGGTCTCCTTCAACTATATGGCGGGACAACTACGCGACTCCTTTGCCGCTCTGGAGCAGAGTAATACCGAACTAGAGCACCGCGTTGAAGCCCGTACGGTCGAGCTTAAAGAGGCGCTAGGTGAGTTGCAAAGAACTCAAGCTCAGGTGGTGCAAAGTGAGAAAATGTCGAGCCTGGGACAACTGGTTGCGGGATTGGCTCATGAGATCAACAATCCCATCAACTTCATTCATGGCAATCTGGTGCATGTTCAGGAATACACTCAAGACCTTTTACGCTTCGTGCAGTTATACGAGCAGCACTATCCTCAACCTGTCTCCGAGATCCAAGCGGAAGCCGAAGAGATTGACCTCGAATTTTTGCAGCAAGATTTGCCTAAAATGCTCGCTTCTATGAAAATCGGCAGCGATCGCATCCGGCAGATTGTGTTGTCATTACGCAACTTCTCGCGTATGGATGAAGCAGAGATTAAGCCTGTCAATATCCATGAGGGTCTTGACAGTACCCTAATGATTCTGCAACACCGCCTCAAAGCCAGACCAGAGCGACCGGAGATTGAGGTCATCAAAGACTACGATCAGTTGCCCTTGGTGGAGTGCTACGCAGGCCAGCTCAATCAGGTGTTTATGAACATCTTGGTTAATGCCATTGATGCCCTAGAGGAGCACAACCACAAACGTACCTACCAAGAGATGCAAGCCCATCCGAGCCAGATCACTATTCGGACAACGGCAATAAATGCTCAGTGGGTACAAGTAGCGATCGCGGATAATGGAAAAGGAATGACGCAACAGACGCAGCAGCAAATCTTCAACCCATTCTTTACGACCAAGCCAGTAGGTAAAGGGACAGGCATGGGAATGTCGATTAGCTACCAGATCATTACAGAGAAACATGGTGGGAAGCTGGAATGTTTTTCCACATTAGGAAAAGGTACAGAATTTGTGATTCAGATTCCTAGAAAGTGTTGA
- a CDS encoding MSMEG_0570 family nitrogen starvation response protein → MPEIRFQIQWPDGSQETCYSPSLIVKDYFAPNQDYDLDDFVARSRTALKIASDRVQVKYGKPCGLALGQLQEIEAKSAQYQSGQYKELPPLKVRFVQFIESSESIF, encoded by the coding sequence ATGCCTGAAATTCGCTTTCAAATTCAATGGCCCGATGGTTCTCAGGAAACTTGCTATTCTCCTTCTCTTATCGTCAAAGACTATTTCGCTCCTAACCAGGACTATGACTTAGATGATTTTGTAGCGCGATCGCGTACAGCCCTAAAAATTGCCAGCGATCGGGTGCAGGTCAAGTATGGAAAACCTTGCGGTTTAGCATTGGGCCAACTACAAGAAATTGAAGCTAAGTCTGCTCAGTACCAGTCTGGGCAGTACAAGGAGCTACCACCGCTGAAGGTACGGTTCGTGCAGTTCATTGAATCAAGCGAATCGATATTCTAA
- a CDS encoding MSMEG_0565 family glycosyltransferase — MSYSALITDQTEPNFSQVSSPTNLKIALLTYSTKPRGSVIHTLELAEALHHLGNEVCVYALDKDGTGFDYPLTCNYQLVLAQSAPADMDALIQQRIQEFVDYLSHSEQTYDCYHAQDCISANALAKLVQQQKIPHFVRTVHHIEDYSSPYLQQCQDRSIRGANLCFCVSDHWQTALQQQYQIQAPRIINGVNLGRFTPVLNDTEQDLKERWGLNGSPIYLTVGGIEPRKNSIRLLQAFAQVRSHYPNAQLVIAGGATLFDYQAYRDEFFTIANTLKIKIGHSLVLPGVIADVDLPALYRTADAFVFPSVKEGWGLVLLEAIASGLPVLTSHQTPFTEFLAPTQALLVDPESPTAIAQAMQAMVQPDLSRSLVQHSQSVLSRYTWAASAEMHLHHYKQLLASYA; from the coding sequence ATGAGCTATTCTGCACTCATTACCGATCAAACTGAGCCAAACTTCTCGCAGGTTTCTTCCCCAACCAACTTAAAAATTGCTCTACTCACCTACTCTACCAAGCCGAGGGGCAGTGTCATTCATACGCTGGAGTTAGCCGAAGCACTGCACCATCTAGGCAATGAGGTCTGTGTTTATGCCCTGGACAAAGATGGGACAGGATTTGACTATCCTTTAACTTGCAATTACCAACTTGTTCTCGCTCAATCTGCTCCAGCTGACATGGATGCTCTGATCCAACAGCGGATTCAGGAGTTTGTAGACTACTTAAGTCACTCTGAACAAACTTATGACTGCTATCATGCTCAGGATTGCATCAGCGCCAATGCCCTAGCCAAGCTGGTTCAACAGCAAAAGATTCCCCACTTTGTCCGAACTGTACATCATATTGAAGACTACAGCAGTCCCTATCTACAGCAGTGCCAGGATCGTTCGATTCGAGGCGCGAATCTCTGCTTTTGTGTCAGTGACCATTGGCAGACTGCGCTCCAACAGCAATACCAAATTCAAGCTCCCCGGATTATCAATGGCGTGAATCTAGGCAGATTTACTCCTGTCCTCAATGACACAGAACAAGATTTGAAAGAACGATGGGGCTTGAATGGTTCTCCCATTTATTTGACCGTGGGTGGGATTGAACCTCGCAAAAACTCCATCCGACTACTACAAGCCTTTGCTCAAGTGCGATCGCATTATCCAAACGCTCAGTTAGTGATTGCAGGCGGAGCCACCCTATTTGACTACCAGGCCTATCGAGACGAGTTTTTCACGATCGCCAATACCCTAAAAATCAAAATCGGGCATTCCCTAGTCTTACCAGGAGTCATTGCCGATGTTGATCTGCCCGCTCTGTATCGAACTGCCGATGCCTTTGTCTTTCCTTCGGTCAAAGAGGGGTGGGGCTTGGTGTTACTGGAAGCGATCGCCTCTGGTCTCCCGGTTCTAACTTCCCACCAAACTCCTTTTACCGAATTCCTTGCTCCAACTCAAGCTCTCCTGGTAGACCCCGAATCACCTACCGCGATCGCCCAAGCCATGCAAGCTATGGTCCAGCCAGACCTGTCTCGCTCTTTGGTGCAGCACAGCCAATCAGTTTTGTCTCGCTATACCTGGGCAGCCTCCGCCGAGATGCACCTCCATCACTACAAACAACTTCTAGCTTCCTATGCCTGA
- a CDS encoding sll0787 family AIR synthase-like protein — translation MLLSLAAQLRQSLSLLQKQDIQTASQALKVGSQWTSANILPGDDCAAIPDGEGYLLLAAEGMLPRLIETDPWFAGWSAVMVNISDIAAMGGRAIAVVDTLWSQSTNSTEAIWQGMQAAAQTYNVPIVGGHTNCHSPYNALSVAILGRSQCLISSFNAQPGDQLLVATDFRGKSHAKYPFWDAATTADPVHLRKNLAILPYLAEMGLCDAGKDISNGGIIGTLLMLLETSGCGAILHLNQIPCPPGLTLELWLVSFPSYGFLLSVRPHNASAVQACFQQQGLVCEVVGEVQPTQQLILRSHQESTVFWDLSHEPLTGFSPVGV, via the coding sequence ATGCTATTGTCCCTTGCTGCCCAATTGCGCCAATCCCTTAGCCTTTTGCAGAAGCAGGATATCCAAACGGCATCCCAAGCTTTAAAGGTAGGGTCACAGTGGACTTCTGCCAACATACTACCGGGAGATGATTGTGCAGCCATCCCGGATGGAGAAGGATATCTGTTATTAGCAGCAGAGGGGATGTTGCCGCGGCTCATAGAAACGGACCCTTGGTTTGCAGGGTGGTCGGCGGTGATGGTGAACATCAGCGATATTGCTGCGATGGGCGGACGAGCGATCGCGGTGGTTGATACTCTGTGGAGCCAGTCCACCAATAGTACTGAAGCGATTTGGCAAGGGATGCAAGCGGCGGCTCAAACGTACAATGTGCCGATTGTGGGTGGACATACCAATTGCCATAGTCCCTACAACGCTCTTTCAGTGGCAATCTTAGGGCGATCGCAGTGCTTGATCAGTAGCTTTAATGCTCAACCTGGCGATCAACTGTTGGTTGCCACCGATTTTCGAGGCAAATCCCATGCTAAATATCCTTTTTGGGATGCGGCCACGACTGCTGATCCGGTGCATCTACGGAAAAATCTAGCAATTTTGCCCTATCTGGCGGAAATGGGGCTGTGTGATGCAGGCAAAGACATTAGCAATGGCGGCATCATTGGTACTCTGCTGATGTTGCTGGAAACCTCTGGCTGCGGGGCCATCCTGCATTTGAACCAAATTCCCTGCCCCCCAGGATTAACCCTGGAGCTTTGGCTCGTAAGTTTCCCTAGCTATGGCTTTCTCCTCAGTGTTCGGCCCCACAATGCCTCAGCAGTTCAGGCTTGCTTTCAGCAACAAGGCTTAGTCTGTGAGGTCGTTGGAGAAGTGCAACCAACCCAGCAACTTATCTTACGCTCTCACCAAGAGTCAACGGTATTTTGGGATCTATCTCATGAGCCGCTGACAGGGTTCTCTCCAGTAGGAGTATGA
- a CDS encoding MSMEG_0567/Sll0786 family nitrogen starvation N-acetyltransferase, whose protein sequence is MKTYEFKLATNTQEIAAYFALRRAIFAEEQQLFCGDDVDEIDQFAYPIVAIATATQQVVGVVRIYEAKPGIWYGGRLGTHPEYRKGWQIGKGLIYKAVTTANTWGCQQFLATVQLQNVRFFQRLHWQSLEEIAIRTHPHHLMEADLSFYPPNVEIHPILSLPAREAS, encoded by the coding sequence ATGAAGACTTACGAATTCAAACTCGCGACAAATACCCAAGAGATTGCAGCTTACTTTGCATTGCGTCGTGCCATCTTTGCAGAAGAACAGCAACTCTTTTGCGGCGATGACGTAGATGAGATTGATCAATTCGCCTATCCTATCGTGGCGATCGCCACTGCTACCCAGCAGGTCGTTGGAGTGGTGCGAATCTACGAAGCCAAACCAGGCATTTGGTATGGAGGTAGGCTAGGCACTCATCCGGAGTATCGCAAAGGCTGGCAAATTGGCAAAGGACTTATTTACAAGGCTGTCACGACTGCTAACACTTGGGGCTGTCAGCAGTTTCTAGCCACGGTGCAGTTGCAAAATGTACGCTTCTTCCAACGGCTGCACTGGCAATCATTAGAAGAGATAGCGATTCGGACTCACCCGCATCATTTGATGGAAGCAGACCTCAGTTTCTATCCGCCTAACGTCGAGATACATCCCATTCTATCTTTGCCAGCCAGAGAGGCTTCTTGA
- a CDS encoding MSMEG_0568 family radical SAM protein, translating into MNKQQLIVELQTQGLKLVEQDIGAAGRKGGAGPSDHKAVTVDGTTVMVPIFNNPAARSPYTVTTTSSPSLTLDHQGEAIAPIQFPQPPQFYNLTTADSIPYNQIALLHSRDVLATTVLQTCMRYGNTDTSCQFCAIGQSLAAGRTIARKTPAQLAEVAEAAVRLDGVKQMVMTTGTPNSSDRGAAYLTECAKAIKARVNIPIQAQCEPPDDFVWFDRMQAAGIDSLGMHLEAADPEVRARIMPGKATVPVEYYFKAFAAAVKVFGWGQVNTYLLAGLGDSLETLLEVCDRLIQIGVYPFVVPFVPITGTPLAHHPAPKSEFMFTLYERVGAMLKHAGMSSADIKAGCAKCGACSALSTFEK; encoded by the coding sequence ATGAACAAGCAACAGTTGATTGTAGAACTGCAAACCCAGGGGTTGAAGCTGGTAGAACAAGACATTGGAGCAGCAGGACGTAAAGGTGGGGCAGGTCCTTCTGACCACAAAGCTGTGACTGTAGACGGCACGACTGTCATGGTGCCTATCTTCAACAATCCAGCAGCGCGATCGCCTTACACAGTCACTACCACCTCATCTCCATCATTGACTTTAGATCATCAGGGAGAAGCGATCGCCCCAATTCAGTTTCCCCAGCCACCCCAGTTCTACAACCTCACGACGGCTGACAGTATCCCTTACAATCAAATTGCCTTGTTGCATAGCCGAGATGTATTGGCAACCACGGTGCTGCAAACCTGTATGCGTTATGGCAATACAGATACCTCTTGCCAATTTTGTGCGATCGGGCAATCGCTAGCAGCAGGGAGAACGATTGCTCGGAAAACGCCTGCTCAACTGGCCGAAGTTGCCGAAGCAGCAGTGCGGCTGGATGGGGTCAAGCAAATGGTGATGACGACAGGAACCCCTAACAGCAGCGATCGCGGTGCGGCTTATTTGACAGAATGTGCCAAAGCCATCAAAGCCAGGGTGAATATCCCGATTCAGGCGCAGTGTGAACCTCCAGATGATTTTGTCTGGTTCGATCGCATGCAGGCAGCAGGAATTGATAGCTTAGGCATGCATTTGGAAGCGGCTGACCCAGAGGTTCGGGCTAGGATTATGCCAGGGAAAGCCACAGTCCCCGTTGAGTACTATTTCAAGGCGTTTGCTGCCGCAGTCAAAGTATTTGGTTGGGGACAAGTGAATACTTACTTGCTAGCAGGATTAGGAGATAGCTTGGAAACCTTATTGGAGGTTTGCGATCGCCTGATCCAAATCGGCGTTTATCCCTTTGTGGTGCCCTTTGTTCCCATCACAGGCACTCCCCTCGCTCATCATCCTGCTCCTAAGAGCGAATTTATGTTCACGCTTTATGAACGAGTCGGTGCCATGTTAAAGCACGCAGGAATGTCATCAGCGGATATCAAAGCAGGCTGTGCGAAGTGTGGTGCTTGCTCGGCTCTTTCTACTTTTGAAAAGTAA